ACGGAGTTAAGATTTAAGGAAAGCAGATGAGGCGATGTGATTGGTCAAAAGGTGCGCTTGATATAGCTTCCCACGATAACGAGTGGGGCAAATTATTTAAAGATGATAGCAACTTCTTCGACATGCTAGTTCTGGAGGGTTCTCAGGCGGGACTTTCGTGGCCTGCAGTGCTTCAAA
This Campylobacter concisus DNA region includes the following protein-coding sequences:
- a CDS encoding DNA-3-methyladenine glycosylase I, which codes for MRRCDWSKGALDIASHDNEWGKLFKDDSNFFDMLVLEGSQAGLSWPAVLQ